The Lacipirellula parvula genome window below encodes:
- the ccsA gene encoding cytochrome c biogenesis protein yields MATVDLPRHDAIDLPGDGAGRTRGAAQPKPFLVQLLAPLASLRLTVTLLSLSLFLVLAGTLAQIDYDVWRVVHDYFRTPIAWIELKIFFSRTWNVPNVSFPFPGGETLGVCLAINLLAAHGLRFKVTARGGRLWGGVALLAAGAAITYGVIASGANTAIESELPEAFLNNLWHAMRAGLGAVSLTLAYVLALTRRKAWESAGVWLWWFGAAAAVLLIGLSIWLFANPDVRLDAAGLRILWQLAKGTSASIVLALACWVLFGKRGGVVLLHGGIALLMFGELFTSQYVVEAQMHLLEGETKSYADDIRSWELAITDVSDPSKDVVTIIPGALLDKSAPQKQTVDGKEEIVAEGELIHADSLPFDVRIVDLLPNANVRRAYPGEESPATQGFGQLRVVQPVATNNGIAVKQSNDAPAAVVELINRNAKSGSADAADGSLGRWLLWTLYGGDVFEADGKTYQIALRYKRVPKDYSITLKEFKFEKYEGTPTPKNFESIVQLRDPEQNVDVPLSTSMNNPIRYAGETIYQASYDPDNLRSTTLQVVSNAGWMIPYVACMIVAAGMLVHFGQGIFRFVSRREDEARKLASAETVTRRKLALAEWRRKEVWIPALVVLFFAGFVVGRSRPAKAPAGEMQIYEFAKLPVAYGGRTQPMDSLASNALRTLSGHETFTDSGTGKSQPAIRWLLDVVTRSPAFREHQVIKVENLDVLQALKLKPRHGFRYSIEELTSSGDEMDRQIKMAADVPADNRTLTQKKFVELGNKLNTIRMLIAAFSPPELAGMSGGEVTQQEVINSIQQTRADINQLNAGGAPRPIPPTTPAATWSTSLEGEMNALLIQAQAQARKMAGEQAPETKVEVDPAPELMRKILVAYAGNKSQDFNTAIADYREVVGERAAAEKKHEDSVAVQAGAIPRKPAERLKLDRIEFEAYFNNFSPFVLCIVLYIAAFVLAVLAWLGWPEGFNRSANWLLWFTFALHTFGLICRIYISGRPPITNLYSSAVFIGWAAVFFALLFEVIYKLGIGNLLAASLGFPTMIVAYYLTLDNDGDTIGVMQAVLDTNFWLATHVVCITLGYATTLLAGALGIITIVLGLLSGRLDDNQRRQLTRMTYGTICFAMFFSFIGTILGGLWADDSWGRFWGWDPKENGALMIVIWNAIVLHARWGKMAGERGLAALAVCGNIVTLWSWFGVNEMGEGLHSYGFTEGRASKLALVMLSQLAIVVIAYAWPLITAAPSGGSRDNATPQGA; encoded by the coding sequence ATGGCCACTGTCGATCTTCCACGGCATGATGCGATCGATCTCCCCGGCGACGGCGCAGGGCGGACCCGCGGAGCGGCGCAGCCGAAGCCGTTCCTGGTGCAACTGTTGGCCCCCTTGGCGTCGTTGCGCCTCACGGTCACGCTGCTGTCGCTGTCGCTATTTCTGGTGCTGGCGGGCACGCTCGCGCAGATCGACTACGACGTCTGGCGCGTCGTTCACGACTATTTCCGCACGCCGATCGCGTGGATCGAGCTGAAGATTTTCTTCTCCCGCACGTGGAACGTGCCGAACGTCAGCTTTCCGTTTCCGGGCGGCGAGACGTTGGGGGTTTGCCTCGCGATCAACCTGCTCGCAGCGCATGGGCTGCGGTTTAAAGTCACCGCCCGCGGCGGGCGGTTGTGGGGCGGCGTCGCGTTGCTGGCGGCGGGAGCGGCGATCACCTACGGCGTCATTGCGAGCGGAGCCAACACGGCGATCGAAAGCGAGCTTCCCGAGGCGTTTCTCAACAACCTTTGGCACGCGATGCGGGCCGGGCTGGGCGCCGTGTCGCTGACGCTCGCCTACGTCCTCGCGCTCACCCGCCGCAAGGCATGGGAGTCGGCCGGCGTTTGGCTCTGGTGGTTCGGCGCGGCCGCAGCGGTGCTGTTGATTGGCCTCTCGATTTGGTTGTTCGCCAATCCCGACGTTCGCCTCGACGCCGCGGGCCTGCGGATCTTGTGGCAACTCGCGAAAGGCACCTCGGCGAGCATCGTGCTCGCGCTCGCTTGCTGGGTGCTCTTCGGCAAACGGGGCGGCGTTGTCTTGCTGCACGGCGGCATCGCGCTGCTGATGTTCGGCGAACTCTTCACTTCGCAGTACGTCGTCGAAGCGCAGATGCATCTGTTGGAAGGCGAAACGAAGTCCTACGCCGACGACATTCGCTCCTGGGAACTGGCGATCACCGACGTTAGCGACCCGTCGAAAGACGTCGTCACCATCATTCCGGGAGCGCTTCTCGACAAATCGGCGCCGCAGAAGCAAACCGTCGACGGCAAGGAAGAGATAGTGGCCGAAGGCGAGTTGATTCACGCCGATTCGCTTCCCTTCGATGTGCGAATCGTCGACCTGCTCCCGAACGCCAATGTGCGGCGCGCCTATCCGGGCGAGGAGAGCCCGGCGACGCAAGGCTTCGGACAACTCCGCGTCGTGCAGCCGGTGGCGACCAACAACGGCATTGCCGTCAAGCAATCCAACGACGCCCCGGCCGCGGTCGTCGAGCTGATCAACCGCAATGCAAAGTCAGGAAGCGCTGACGCAGCGGATGGCTCGCTCGGACGCTGGCTGCTATGGACGCTGTACGGCGGCGACGTGTTCGAGGCCGACGGCAAGACGTATCAAATCGCGCTCCGCTACAAGCGAGTTCCGAAGGACTATTCAATCACGTTGAAAGAGTTCAAGTTCGAAAAGTACGAAGGCACGCCGACCCCGAAGAACTTTGAATCGATCGTCCAGCTGCGAGATCCGGAGCAGAACGTCGATGTGCCGCTGTCGACGTCGATGAATAACCCGATCCGCTACGCCGGCGAAACGATTTATCAGGCGAGCTACGATCCCGACAACTTGCGCAGCACGACGCTGCAGGTCGTTAGCAACGCCGGTTGGATGATTCCGTACGTCGCCTGCATGATCGTCGCGGCAGGGATGTTGGTTCACTTCGGCCAAGGGATTTTTCGCTTCGTTTCTCGCCGCGAGGACGAAGCCCGCAAGCTTGCCAGCGCGGAGACCGTCACGCGGCGAAAGCTCGCGCTCGCGGAATGGCGCCGAAAGGAAGTCTGGATTCCCGCCCTGGTTGTGTTGTTCTTTGCGGGGTTCGTCGTCGGCCGTTCTCGCCCTGCCAAAGCTCCGGCGGGCGAAATGCAGATTTACGAATTCGCCAAACTGCCGGTCGCCTACGGCGGCCGCACCCAGCCGATGGACTCGCTCGCCAGCAACGCCTTGCGCACGCTATCGGGCCATGAGACCTTCACCGACTCCGGCACCGGTAAGAGCCAACCGGCCATCCGCTGGTTGCTCGACGTCGTGACTCGCTCGCCGGCGTTCCGCGAACACCAGGTGATCAAAGTCGAGAATCTCGACGTTCTTCAGGCGCTGAAGCTGAAGCCGCGCCACGGCTTCCGCTACAGCATCGAGGAACTCACGAGCAGCGGCGACGAGATGGATCGTCAAATCAAAATGGCCGCCGACGTTCCCGCGGACAATCGCACGCTCACCCAGAAGAAGTTCGTCGAGTTGGGCAACAAACTCAACACGATCCGCATGCTGATCGCCGCCTTCAGCCCTCCCGAGTTGGCGGGGATGAGCGGCGGCGAGGTGACGCAACAAGAAGTGATCAACAGCATTCAGCAGACGCGCGCCGACATCAATCAGCTGAACGCGGGCGGGGCGCCTCGTCCGATTCCGCCGACCACTCCTGCAGCAACCTGGAGCACGTCGCTCGAAGGCGAGATGAACGCGTTGCTGATCCAGGCGCAGGCTCAAGCGCGCAAGATGGCTGGAGAGCAGGCGCCGGAGACGAAAGTCGAAGTCGACCCCGCCCCGGAGCTGATGCGCAAAATTCTCGTCGCCTACGCGGGTAACAAGTCGCAAGACTTCAACACCGCGATTGCCGACTATCGTGAAGTGGTCGGAGAGCGGGCCGCGGCGGAGAAAAAGCACGAAGATTCGGTGGCCGTGCAGGCGGGAGCCATTCCGCGCAAACCGGCGGAACGCTTGAAGCTCGACCGCATCGAGTTCGAAGCCTATTTCAACAACTTCAGCCCGTTCGTCCTGTGCATTGTCCTGTACATCGCGGCGTTCGTGCTGGCGGTGCTTGCCTGGCTCGGTTGGCCGGAAGGATTCAATCGTTCGGCGAACTGGCTGCTGTGGTTCACGTTCGCGCTGCACACGTTCGGGCTGATCTGCCGGATCTACATTTCGGGACGCCCGCCGATCACGAACCTTTACTCGTCGGCGGTGTTCATTGGGTGGGCGGCGGTCTTCTTCGCCTTGCTTTTCGAAGTGATCTACAAGCTGGGCATCGGCAATCTGCTGGCAGCGTCGCTCGGCTTCCCGACGATGATTGTGGCGTACTATCTGACGCTCGACAACGACGGCGACACGATCGGCGTCATGCAGGCGGTGCTCGATACCAACTTCTGGCTCGCGACACACGTCGTCTGCATTACCCTCGGCTACGCGACGACGCTCCTCGCGGGCGCCCTCGGGATTATCACGATCGTCCTCGGCTTGCTCAGCGGTCGACTCGACGACAATCAACGCCGTCAACTCACCCGCATGACCTACGGCACGATCTGCTTCGCGATGTTCTTCAGCTTCATCGGCACGATTCTCGGCGGTCTGTGGGCCGACGATTCGTGGGGACGTTTCTGGGGTTGGGATCCGAAGGAAAACGGCGCCCTGATGATCGTCATCTGGAACGCCATCGTGCTGCATGCCCGTTGGGGCAAGATGGCTGGCGAGCGCGGTCTGGCCGCTCTGGCCGTTTGCGGCAACATCGTAACGCTTTGGTCGTGGTTCGGCGTCAACGAAATGGGCGAGGGGCTCCACTCCTACGGTTTCACCGAAGGCCGCGCCTCGAAGTTGGCGCTTGTCATGTTGAGCCAATTGGCGATTGTCGTGATCGCTTACGCTTGGCCGCTGATTACCGCCGCGCCGAGCGGCGGGTCGCGAGACAATGCCACGCCCCAAGGCGCGTAA
- a CDS encoding helix-turn-helix domain-containing protein, with the protein MEQKFVKFEEAVEKLGITSERLNQLREDGELRAYRDGSSWKFRSDEIERMATEGIPDSPPPSDISLIGSDDLVDSSPLVGLDDLDDLQLAEDDDFSLGSELELAEDQDDTVTAGGSDPQLSIHDEPVAANDPSDSILLSEEELGESLPAASTIIGRSKRNSPDADLELVTEDDLSLDGSDVALAGGASNVLSAGVAGSGVLDELEKESGATSAFEDLEELELDLAAESSLGLGAAQPVAAEEKSNFAQQLAPPDSDLKIEDDLELDDGTDPVPEVDLDAGKAKANAGPTSDLELATDEDDFVLASDGGSDITLDSGDSGINLSPSDSGLALDDIPLEIGGSAILDSLTLGGGNGESDLSLVGSNIKPAAAPKLQTDDSFRLTPLNESDDDGDSSSQVIALDADLGDLGGTEEAGLLGDDAFAEIEGDDGVVLSDDYGDGAPGEFEMAAFSGAPAAAARNQGEYSLMNILGLASCFFLLMFAGVLSLDMVRNIWSWEDNLTLNDSLLESIGGMFGMR; encoded by the coding sequence ATGGAGCAGAAGTTCGTCAAATTCGAAGAGGCCGTCGAAAAGCTCGGCATCACCTCGGAGCGTCTCAACCAGCTCCGTGAAGATGGAGAGTTGCGGGCCTACCGCGACGGATCCAGCTGGAAGTTCCGCAGCGACGAAATCGAACGGATGGCGACCGAGGGGATTCCCGATTCCCCTCCGCCAAGCGACATCAGCCTCATTGGATCCGACGATCTGGTCGATTCCTCGCCGCTGGTCGGACTCGACGACCTCGACGATTTACAACTCGCCGAAGACGACGACTTCTCCCTAGGGAGCGAGCTTGAACTCGCGGAAGACCAGGATGACACCGTCACGGCCGGCGGCAGCGATCCGCAGCTCAGCATTCACGACGAACCGGTCGCAGCGAACGACCCCTCCGATTCCATCCTGTTGAGCGAAGAAGAACTCGGCGAATCGCTCCCGGCAGCCAGCACGATCATCGGCCGCAGCAAGCGGAATTCGCCCGACGCCGACCTGGAGTTGGTCACCGAAGACGACCTGTCGCTCGACGGCAGCGACGTCGCCCTCGCTGGGGGCGCCTCGAACGTCCTCTCGGCTGGCGTCGCCGGCTCCGGCGTTCTCGACGAACTAGAGAAGGAATCGGGCGCTACGAGCGCATTCGAGGACCTCGAAGAACTGGAACTCGATCTCGCGGCTGAGTCGAGCTTGGGCCTCGGTGCAGCCCAGCCGGTCGCTGCGGAAGAGAAATCGAACTTCGCTCAGCAACTCGCCCCGCCCGATAGCGATCTAAAGATCGAAGACGACTTGGAACTCGACGACGGCACCGATCCGGTGCCGGAAGTCGACCTCGACGCCGGCAAGGCAAAGGCGAACGCTGGCCCGACGTCCGACCTGGAACTGGCGACCGACGAAGACGACTTCGTGCTGGCCTCCGACGGCGGCAGCGATATCACGCTCGACAGCGGCGACAGCGGCATCAACCTCTCGCCGTCGGACAGCGGTTTGGCGCTTGACGACATCCCGCTCGAAATCGGCGGCTCGGCCATTCTCGACTCGCTGACCCTCGGCGGCGGCAACGGCGAATCCGATCTCTCGCTCGTTGGCAGCAACATTAAGCCAGCCGCAGCGCCGAAGCTGCAAACCGACGATTCGTTCCGGCTCACCCCGCTCAACGAAAGCGACGACGACGGCGACAGCAGTTCGCAGGTGATCGCCCTCGACGCCGACCTTGGCGATTTGGGCGGTACGGAAGAGGCCGGCCTGCTCGGCGACGACGCCTTCGCTGAAATCGAAGGGGACGACGGCGTCGTTCTCAGCGACGATTACGGCGACGGCGCCCCCGGCGAATTCGAGATGGCGGCGTTCTCCGGCGCTCCGGCGGCGGCAGCTCGCAACCAAGGCGAATATTCGTTGATGAACATCCTCGGCCTCGCCTCGTGCTTCTTCCTGCTGATGTTCGCCGGCGTCCTGTCGCTCGACATGGTCCGCAACATCTGGAGTTGGGAAGACAACCTGACGCTCAACGATTCGCTGCTCGAGTCGATCGGCGGCATGTTCGGGATGCGGTAG
- the hisN gene encoding histidinol-phosphatase has translation MSSTPPADPATQSRLDLAVSVARAAGTATLQWFRQSALAVERKGDGSPVTAADRAAESLLREQISAQFPDDAILGEEFGEKPGTSSYQWVLDPIDGTKSFISGVPLYTTLVAVLKDNQPLVGVIYSPATKEIVYAAAGGQTMYENGDNRAVEARVSGTERLAEATFLTTELKTFDEVGEKGSRGVYNQLEKACRLTRTWGDAYGYMLIATGRADVMIDPIMNLWDAAALQPIIEGAGGYYSDWQGRPSVHTGNSLATNPQLAGLVLSITREG, from the coding sequence ATGAGCTCCACTCCTCCCGCCGATCCCGCCACCCAATCCCGCCTTGATTTGGCTGTTTCCGTCGCCCGAGCCGCCGGGACCGCCACGCTGCAATGGTTCCGTCAGTCGGCCCTGGCCGTCGAGCGGAAGGGGGACGGCTCGCCGGTGACCGCCGCCGACCGGGCCGCCGAATCGCTCCTCCGCGAGCAGATTTCGGCCCAATTCCCCGACGACGCGATCCTGGGCGAAGAATTTGGCGAGAAGCCGGGAACCTCCTCTTACCAGTGGGTGCTCGACCCGATCGACGGGACGAAGAGCTTTATCAGCGGGGTGCCGCTCTACACGACCCTCGTGGCCGTGTTGAAGGATAACCAACCGCTGGTGGGCGTCATTTATTCCCCGGCGACAAAGGAAATTGTCTACGCCGCCGCGGGTGGACAGACCATGTACGAGAACGGCGACAACCGCGCCGTCGAGGCCCGCGTCTCCGGCACCGAGCGACTCGCCGAAGCAACCTTCTTAACCACGGAACTGAAGACATTCGACGAGGTGGGCGAAAAAGGTTCCCGCGGCGTCTACAACCAGCTCGAAAAGGCGTGCCGACTCACCCGCACCTGGGGCGACGCCTACGGCTATATGCTCATCGCCACCGGCCGAGCCGACGTGATGATCGACCCGATCATGAACCTGTGGGACGCCGCGGCGTTGCAGCCGATTATCGAAGGGGCAGGGGGCTACTATTCCGACTGGCAAGGTCGGCCCTCGGTCCACACGGGCAACTCGCTGGCGACCAACCCGCAACTAGCGGGGTTGGTGCTGAGCATCACCCGCGAAGGCTAA
- a CDS encoding SGNH/GDSL hydrolase family protein, with translation MTSFPQRSLALIAFAAALLIADASADDAPYSKLVIFGDSLSDVGNVASSSFGIYPGKYYTNNRFSNGPVWVETLAAGLGLPAVTRSTAGGDNFAYGGAQTTGTGGIEGAFIRDIDEQVTQYLNQRTVDPAALYVVFAGANDFIGGKTNVAPPAAKLTADMSRLIAAGARNFLVPNLPLLGGTPRFNGNATTAATYNARTAQFNATMDASLVDLSDDATGLTFFRLDVAGLFAEAIVTPAKFGLVNVTNAAAPGLSPGDSSYNTALIAANASQYLFWDDLHPTTAVHSILATRARALVDGTPGDFDADGYVDADDLMHWRENFGVSAAATRAMGDANGDGVVDGADFLEWQRHAVPSAQVHAVPEASSWLLAMGLPLLIQFARVQPTRASSRFAQR, from the coding sequence GTGACTAGCTTTCCGCAACGCTCGCTCGCCCTCATCGCGTTTGCCGCAGCGTTACTCATCGCCGACGCGAGCGCCGACGACGCCCCCTACAGCAAGCTCGTCATCTTCGGCGACAGCCTCTCCGACGTCGGCAACGTCGCGAGTTCCTCCTTCGGCATTTATCCGGGAAAATACTACACGAACAACCGCTTTTCGAACGGCCCGGTCTGGGTCGAGACGCTCGCTGCCGGCCTTGGTCTCCCTGCCGTCACGCGCAGCACCGCCGGCGGCGACAACTTCGCTTACGGGGGCGCCCAGACGACCGGCACCGGCGGCATCGAAGGCGCCTTCATCCGCGACATCGACGAGCAGGTGACGCAGTACCTCAACCAGCGCACCGTCGATCCGGCGGCGCTTTACGTCGTCTTCGCCGGCGCCAACGATTTCATCGGCGGTAAAACGAACGTGGCGCCGCCCGCCGCGAAACTGACCGCCGACATGTCGCGGCTCATCGCCGCCGGCGCCCGCAACTTTCTGGTGCCGAACCTACCCCTCCTGGGCGGCACGCCCCGCTTCAACGGCAACGCCACGACGGCGGCAACGTACAACGCCCGCACGGCGCAGTTCAACGCCACGATGGATGCATCGCTAGTCGACCTGAGCGACGACGCCACGGGACTGACGTTCTTCCGCCTCGACGTCGCCGGCCTCTTCGCTGAAGCGATTGTGACGCCGGCGAAGTTCGGGCTCGTCAACGTCACGAATGCCGCGGCGCCAGGCCTCTCGCCGGGCGACAGTAGCTACAACACGGCGCTCATCGCTGCGAACGCAAGCCAATATCTCTTTTGGGACGACCTTCATCCCACGACCGCCGTCCACTCCATTCTCGCTACGCGTGCTCGTGCGCTCGTCGACGGCACGCCCGGCGACTTCGATGCCGATGGCTACGTCGACGCCGACGATTTGATGCATTGGCGCGAGAACTTCGGCGTCTCCGCCGCAGCGACGCGGGCCATGGGCGACGCCAACGGCGACGGCGTGGTCGACGGCGCCGATTTCTTGGAATGGCAACGGCACGCCGTTCCGTCGGCGCAGGTTCACGCTGTTCCCGAAGCCTCAAGTTGGCTGCTGGCGATGGGCTTGCCCCTTCTCATCCAGTTTGCACGGGTCCAGCCGACGCGGGCCTCTTCGCGATTCGCGCAGCGCTGA
- a CDS encoding DUF1697 domain-containing protein, producing MSTYIGFLRAVNVGGNSKIAMADLKALLVDLGFDDPRTLLQTGNLVFGAAKTSAAKLETRLEQALTDEFGLATDVFVRTASEWSAAIAANPFPKAAADDPSHLVVMPLKKAPTKQAVGALQAAIAGRETVAAVGRELFLVYPDGIGRSKLTIKMIESKLDTRGTGRNWNTALKLVQLAAAVGG from the coding sequence ATGTCTACCTACATCGGTTTCCTGCGGGCCGTGAACGTCGGCGGCAACTCCAAGATTGCCATGGCCGACTTGAAGGCGCTACTCGTCGACCTCGGGTTCGACGATCCCCGCACGCTGCTCCAGACCGGCAACCTCGTTTTCGGCGCCGCGAAGACCAGCGCCGCGAAACTGGAAACGCGGCTTGAGCAAGCACTGACGGACGAATTCGGCCTCGCCACCGACGTCTTCGTCCGCACCGCTAGCGAGTGGAGCGCAGCGATCGCGGCCAACCCGTTTCCAAAAGCGGCGGCGGACGATCCGAGCCATTTAGTGGTCATGCCGCTGAAAAAGGCGCCGACGAAACAGGCCGTCGGCGCCCTGCAAGCGGCGATCGCGGGTCGCGAAACGGTCGCCGCCGTCGGCCGGGAACTCTTCCTTGTCTACCCCGACGGCATCGGCCGGTCGAAGCTGACGATCAAGATGATCGAGTCGAAGCTCGACACGCGCGGCACCGGCCGCAATTGGAATACAGCCCTCAAGCTGGTACAGCTGGCCGCTGCCGTCGGCGGCTGA
- a CDS encoding dockerin type I domain-containing protein, which translates to MLSRRLRALAVSLAAICSPAIAAENPNGIYILSTAVNNPNTPQDDRLANIRNYDFVSGYTLRLFWNDLETSPGVYNFNVINEAINLLAPLNQGLSLEIFTGEEPQYVLDGAAAKYTDHRGGVNPVPWDAFAQSRHAALYAALGDYAVTADGSTHALRDDPTLRSIDAAPVGLNFGVRDLNGAIRAHPDYTQQRYVDSVAAGVATAAAAFPRDQNFLAFFAFNDSQPGVPVDEQLIARLAPLYNGPGQPELAFFIENLSDDGPLPQPNGMGAGNNLLDWSNLGGPSMIQALDSWLVHRPERDAQLDSRNPATGIELAYNAYGTRFFEIYVADVDGAMNGALDAAGQPIVDDLRAWHDILTQPTASADFNGNGVVDAADLAIWKQGFGNPGSTLPADGDANGDGIVDGADFLDWQRQAGGGNAALARVAVPEPAAIALALLAAGCTLLRVACRREASTCWHPLRVCMLMP; encoded by the coding sequence ATGCTGTCACGCCGACTACGCGCTCTCGCCGTCTCCCTCGCAGCGATCTGTTCGCCAGCGATCGCCGCCGAAAATCCGAACGGCATCTACATCCTCAGCACGGCGGTCAACAACCCCAACACGCCGCAAGACGATCGCCTCGCGAACATCCGCAACTACGATTTCGTCTCGGGCTACACGCTGCGGCTGTTTTGGAACGACCTGGAAACGTCTCCGGGCGTTTACAACTTCAACGTCATCAACGAGGCGATCAACCTGCTGGCGCCCCTTAATCAAGGATTGAGCCTTGAGATCTTCACCGGCGAAGAGCCGCAGTATGTACTCGACGGCGCGGCGGCCAAATACACCGATCATCGCGGCGGAGTGAACCCCGTGCCATGGGACGCCTTCGCTCAGTCGCGGCATGCGGCGCTCTACGCAGCGCTAGGCGATTACGCCGTCACTGCCGACGGTTCCACGCACGCGCTGCGTGACGATCCGACGCTCCGCTCGATCGACGCGGCCCCGGTCGGGCTGAACTTTGGCGTCCGCGATCTCAACGGCGCCATTCGCGCGCATCCCGACTACACCCAGCAGCGGTACGTCGATAGCGTTGCAGCCGGCGTCGCCACGGCGGCCGCCGCCTTTCCGCGCGATCAAAACTTTCTCGCCTTCTTCGCGTTCAACGACAGCCAGCCCGGCGTACCGGTCGACGAACAGCTGATCGCGCGACTCGCCCCCCTCTACAACGGCCCGGGCCAACCAGAGCTCGCGTTCTTCATCGAGAACCTTTCCGACGACGGCCCGCTGCCGCAACCGAACGGAATGGGCGCCGGCAACAATCTGCTCGATTGGTCGAACCTTGGCGGGCCGTCGATGATCCAAGCCCTCGACTCGTGGCTCGTCCACCGCCCGGAGCGTGACGCGCAACTCGATAGCCGCAACCCCGCCACTGGCATCGAACTCGCCTACAACGCCTACGGCACGCGTTTTTTCGAGATCTACGTCGCCGACGTCGACGGCGCGATGAACGGAGCCCTCGACGCCGCAGGTCAACCGATCGTCGACGACCTGCGGGCGTGGCACGACATCCTCACGCAGCCAACAGCCAGCGCCGACTTCAACGGCAACGGCGTCGTCGACGCGGCCGACCTCGCCATCTGGAAACAAGGCTTCGGCAATCCCGGCAGCACGCTCCCCGCAGATGGCGACGCCAACGGCGACGGCATCGTCGACGGCGCCGACTTTTTAGATTGGCAGCGGCAGGCGGGTGGCGGCAATGCCGCGCTCGCAAGAGTTGCAGTTCCCGAGCCCGCAGCGATAGCGTTGGCGCTACTCGCCGCCGGCTGCACGCTGCTTCGGGTGGCATGTCGTCGCGAAGCGTCGACATGTTGGCATCCACTCAGGGTTTGCATGCTCATGCCTTAG
- a CDS encoding NADH:flavin oxidoreductase/NADH oxidase gives MAGIFETFQLKGVTLRNRTVVSPMCQYMAHDGEMNDWHRVHYPSFARGGAGLVIVEATAVSPEGRITWADSGLWNDRQAELFAPIVSSVKQWGAAAGIQIAHAGRKAATNRPWEGDDQIPLGEPNSWEAIAPSALAFGGPGMMRAPREMTLEDIARVQADTVATAVRARDVGFDWLQLHMAHGYLAQNFFSPISNHRTDRYGGSAENRARYLLETFTAVRKVWPEDRPLQVRLGVVEFHGDDEAMLGESIALLQQMKREGLDSVDVSIGFNTPEAKIPWGANFMGDVAARVRRATGLPTTTSWYVSDPKEADALVREEKIDLVTLGRPFLANPHWPYRAAKELGVENAAWSTLPAAYAHWLARYR, from the coding sequence ATGGCCGGCATTTTTGAAACGTTTCAACTGAAGGGCGTCACGCTCCGCAACCGCACGGTCGTGTCGCCGATGTGCCAGTACATGGCCCACGACGGCGAAATGAACGATTGGCACCGCGTCCATTACCCGTCGTTCGCTCGCGGCGGCGCGGGGTTGGTAATCGTCGAAGCGACGGCCGTCTCACCGGAAGGCCGCATCACTTGGGCCGATTCTGGATTGTGGAACGACCGGCAGGCCGAACTGTTCGCGCCGATCGTCAGCAGCGTGAAGCAGTGGGGAGCGGCGGCGGGCATTCAGATCGCCCACGCCGGTCGCAAAGCGGCGACGAATCGCCCGTGGGAAGGGGACGATCAGATCCCGCTCGGCGAGCCGAACTCGTGGGAAGCGATCGCTCCGTCGGCGCTCGCCTTCGGCGGCCCCGGCATGATGCGGGCGCCGCGCGAGATGACGCTCGAGGACATTGCTCGCGTGCAGGCCGACACCGTCGCCACCGCCGTGCGGGCCCGCGACGTCGGCTTCGACTGGCTGCAACTCCACATGGCTCACGGTTACCTCGCGCAGAATTTCTTCTCGCCGATCTCCAACCACCGCACCGATCGCTACGGCGGGAGCGCCGAGAACCGAGCACGTTACTTGCTGGAGACGTTCACCGCCGTGCGCAAGGTCTGGCCAGAGGACCGGCCGCTGCAGGTACGACTGGGCGTCGTCGAATTCCACGGCGACGACGAAGCGATGCTCGGCGAAAGCATCGCGCTGTTGCAGCAAATGAAGCGAGAAGGGCTGGATTCGGTCGACGTCTCGATCGGTTTCAATACGCCCGAAGCAAAGATCCCCTGGGGAGCCAACTTTATGGGCGACGTCGCCGCACGCGTGCGCCGCGCGACGGGCCTGCCGACGACGACGAGTTGGTACGTGTCGGATCCCAAAGAGGCCGACGCTCTTGTCCGCGAGGAGAAAATTGATCTCGTGACGCTTGGTCGCCCCTTCTTGGCCAACCCCCACTGGCCGTACCGCGCCGCGAAGGAGCTCGGCGTGGAAAACGCCGCGTGGAGCACGCTGCCGGCGGCTTACGCCCATTGGCTGGCGCGGTATCGCTAA